A stretch of Acidobacteriota bacterium DNA encodes these proteins:
- a CDS encoding J domain-containing protein has translation MEFKDYYATLGVTKAASEAEIKKAYRKLARQHHPDLNPGNKAAEARFKDINEANEVLGNAESRRKYDELGANWRNVDQAGEQHGAPHARRRSRTVTHDEMSDMFGEGVPFSDFFTTFFGGAEAGPRGRRPARPQRGRDIEQLLDLTLEETFGGTSRHLQVERKGRPHTVEVRIPAGVKDGSRVKVRNEGEPGGTEMPPGDLYLVVRQLPHSTFERRGQDLYTRLAVPVTTAVLGGDVTVPTLAGSSIKLRVPELTPAGRTFRLRGHGMPDVKDPAVRGDLFVAVDIQMPTSLSAEAKEHYQALEKLAGTS, from the coding sequence GTGGAGTTCAAGGACTACTACGCCACCCTCGGCGTTACCAAGGCCGCGTCCGAGGCAGAGATCAAAAAAGCCTACCGCAAGCTCGCGCGGCAGCATCACCCTGATCTCAACCCGGGCAACAAGGCCGCTGAAGCCCGGTTCAAGGACATCAACGAAGCGAATGAGGTGCTGGGCAACGCCGAGTCGCGCCGCAAGTACGACGAACTCGGCGCCAACTGGCGCAATGTCGATCAGGCCGGTGAACAACACGGCGCTCCGCATGCCCGCCGGCGATCACGCACGGTCACCCACGATGAGATGTCGGACATGTTCGGAGAAGGTGTGCCCTTCTCCGACTTCTTCACCACGTTCTTCGGCGGCGCCGAGGCCGGTCCGCGCGGCCGCCGGCCGGCGCGCCCGCAACGGGGGCGCGACATCGAGCAGTTGCTGGACCTGACTTTGGAAGAGACATTCGGCGGCACCAGCCGCCATCTTCAGGTGGAGCGCAAAGGCCGGCCTCATACGGTGGAAGTGAGAATTCCGGCGGGCGTCAAGGACGGGTCGCGGGTCAAAGTCCGCAATGAGGGTGAACCCGGTGGCACCGAGATGCCGCCAGGGGATCTGTATCTGGTGGTACGGCAGTTGCCTCATTCCACGTTTGAACGGCGTGGGCAGGATCTGTATACCCGGCTTGCGGTGCCGGTGACCACGGCGGTGCTGGGCGGCGATGTGACAGTGCCGACGCTGGCGGGTTCGTCGATCAAGCTCCGGGTGCCCGAGCTGACGCCGGCGGGCCGGACGTTCCGGCTGCGCGGGCACGGCATGCCCGACGTCAAAGACCCGGCTGTTCGCGGGGACCTGTTTGTGGCTGTGGATATTCAGATGCCCACAAGTCTCTCGGCCGAGGCCAAAGAACACTATCAAGCACTCGAGAAGCTGGCAGGCACATCATGA